A stretch of the Luteimonas sp. JM171 genome encodes the following:
- the gorA gene encoding glutathione-disulfide reductase: MNDPGGFDYDLIILGGGSGGLAGAFRAAEHGARVALLEPGELGGTCVNAGCVPKKAMWLAADLAARIDIAARLGFDVPESTTLDWREFIVDRQRYISNIHESYRKRLDEAGVTLVPQRGVLLDAHTVRAGGTRLRAPHILLATGSHPVRPDVPGAELGGVSDDFFNWCEAPARVALLGGGYISAELAGVLQVLGTRAEIFARSGRLLQQMDSDVVNQLQDNYRHLGVGLHLEYNVREVQRDGDGLVLVDSAGEKTGPFDQLVFAIGRRANTAGIGLEEAGVQLADDGAIRVDGYQNTTAEGVYAVGDVTGQLTLTPVAIAAARRLMDRVFGGKAGSRLDYDNVPFVVFSHPPLGGIGLTEEQARKQHGDAVKVYRSTFRPMLHALADTPLRSLFKLVCVGPDQRVVGIHAFGEAADEILQGFAVALKRGITLDDLHDTVAIHPTSAEEFVLMR, from the coding sequence ATGAATGACCCCGGCGGATTCGACTACGACCTGATCATCCTGGGCGGCGGCTCCGGCGGCCTGGCCGGCGCCTTCCGCGCTGCCGAGCACGGCGCCCGCGTTGCCCTGCTGGAGCCGGGCGAACTCGGCGGCACCTGCGTCAACGCCGGCTGCGTGCCCAAGAAGGCGATGTGGCTGGCGGCGGACCTTGCGGCAAGGATCGACATCGCCGCCCGCCTGGGCTTCGACGTCCCGGAATCGACCACGCTGGACTGGCGGGAATTCATCGTCGACCGCCAGCGCTACATCTCCAACATCCACGAGAGCTACCGCAAGCGCCTGGACGAAGCCGGCGTGACCCTCGTGCCGCAGCGCGGGGTGCTGCTCGACGCGCACACCGTCCGGGCCGGTGGAACGCGCCTGCGTGCCCCGCACATCCTGCTTGCCACCGGCTCGCACCCCGTGCGCCCCGATGTGCCGGGGGCGGAGCTGGGAGGTGTATCCGACGACTTCTTCAACTGGTGCGAAGCGCCGGCCCGCGTCGCGCTGCTGGGCGGCGGCTACATCAGCGCCGAGCTTGCCGGCGTGCTTCAGGTCCTGGGCACCCGCGCCGAGATCTTCGCCCGGAGTGGGCGCCTGCTGCAGCAGATGGACTCGGACGTGGTCAACCAGCTGCAGGACAATTACCGCCACTTGGGCGTCGGCCTGCACCTTGAATACAACGTGCGCGAAGTCCAGCGCGACGGCGATGGACTGGTGCTTGTCGATTCGGCGGGGGAGAAGACCGGCCCGTTCGACCAGCTCGTCTTCGCGATCGGCCGCCGTGCCAACACCGCGGGTATCGGGCTGGAAGAAGCCGGCGTCCAGCTTGCCGATGACGGTGCCATCCGCGTGGATGGCTACCAGAACACCACCGCCGAGGGTGTCTACGCCGTTGGCGACGTCACCGGGCAGCTCACCCTCACGCCCGTGGCCATCGCCGCCGCCCGCCGGCTCATGGACCGCGTGTTCGGGGGCAAGGCCGGCTCCAGGCTTGATTACGACAATGTGCCCTTTGTCGTTTTCTCCCATCCGCCGCTGGGCGGCATCGGTCTCACCGAAGAACAGGCCCGCAAGCAGCACGGCGACGCGGTGAAGGTCTACCGGAGCACGTTCCGGCCCATGCTCCACGCCCTTGCCGACACTCCCCTGCGCAGCCTTTTCAAACTCGTCTGCGTTGGCCCTGACCAGCGCGTGGTTGGGATCCACGCCTTTGGCGAGGCCGCCGACGAGATCCTCCAGGGCTTC